One window of the Nicotiana tabacum cultivar K326 chromosome 4, ASM71507v2, whole genome shotgun sequence genome contains the following:
- the LOC142179990 gene encoding uncharacterized protein LOC142179990 produces the protein MAEYEACILGLMLVIDMNIQEILVIGDSYLLIHQVLGEWATKNSKILPYLHCVQDLIKRFVKILLKHVPRTQNEFADALATLSSMIQHPDKNSIDSIPIDIRKQPAYCTHVEEEFDGKPWFYDIKEYLENGRISRKYYTCLEMHIVEVS, from the coding sequence atggcagaatacgaaGCTTGTATTCTAGGACTCATGCTAGttatcgacatgaacattcaggaaatACTGGTAATCGGAGATTCATATTTGCTGATACATCAAGTGCTTGGAGAATGGGCTACTAAGAACTCAAAAATACTGCCTTATTTACACTGTGTGCAAGATTTAATCAAGAGATTTGTCAAGATACTATTAAAGCATGTTCCTCGGACTCAGAACGAGTTTGCAGACGCCTTGGCCACATTATCATCCATGATTCAACATCCGGATAAAAACTCCATTGATTCCATACCTATAGATATACGCAAGCAACCTGCCTATTGtactcatgttgaagaagagttcGATGGgaagccatggttttatgatatcaaggagtacttggaGAATGGGAGAATATCCAGAAAGTactacacatgtttagaaatgcACATTGTGGAGGTTAGCTAA